Proteins encoded together in one Polaribacter reichenbachii window:
- a CDS encoding RNA polymerase sigma factor, which produces MKTSTLDKLTDEELVFKIVETNNSQLFALLYDRFSKVVYNKCYGFAKSKEEAEDLTHDVFIRLFIKLKTFKGNSKFSTWLYSFTYNFCVNYVQRNNHKKQEKVTVVTDVIKDDEVSQEIDDAALFELKSDKLAKALDLMEPKDKMILLMKYQDDMSIKEIKEALDIGESAVKMRIKRAKQKVVSIYGEL; this is translated from the coding sequence TTGAAAACAAGTACTTTAGATAAGTTAACAGACGAAGAATTGGTCTTTAAAATAGTAGAAACAAACAACTCGCAATTGTTTGCTCTCTTATATGATAGATTTTCTAAAGTAGTTTATAATAAGTGTTATGGTTTTGCTAAAAGTAAAGAAGAGGCAGAAGATTTAACTCACGATGTTTTTATTCGATTATTTATTAAGTTAAAAACATTTAAAGGAAACTCTAAGTTTTCTACTTGGTTATATTCCTTTACGTATAATTTTTGTGTGAATTATGTGCAAAGAAATAATCATAAAAAACAAGAAAAAGTAACTGTAGTTACTGATGTTATTAAAGACGATGAAGTATCTCAAGAAATTGATGATGCTGCATTATTTGAATTAAAGTCAGATAAATTAGCCAAGGCTCTAGATTTAATGGAGCCCAAAGATAAGATGATTCTTTTAATGAAATATCAAGATGATATGAGTATTAAAGAAATTAAAGAGGCTTTAGATATTGGTGAAAGTGCAGTAAAAATGCGTATTAAAAGAGCTAAACAAAAAGTGGTAAGTATTTACGGCGAATTATAA